One part of the Homo sapiens chromosome 19, GRCh38.p14 Primary Assembly genome encodes these proteins:
- the KISS1R gene encoding kiSS-1 receptor, with protein MHTVATSGPNASWGAPANASGCPGCGANASDGPVPSPRAVDAWLVPLFFAALMLLGLVGNSLVIYVICRHKPMRTVTNFYIANLAATDVTFLLCCVPFTALLYPLPGWVLGDFMCKFVNYIQQVSVQATCATLTAMSVDRWYVTVFPLRALHRRTPRLALAVSLSIWVGSAAVSAPVLALHRLSPGPRAYCSEAFPSRALERAFALYNLLALYLLPLLATCACYAAMLRHLGRVAVRPAPADSALQGQVLAERAGAVRAKVSRLVAAVVLLFAACWGPIQLFLVLQALGPAGSWHPRSYAAYALKTWAHCMSYSNSALNPLLYAFLGSHFRQAFRRVCPCAPRRPRRPRRPGPSDPAAPHAELLRLGSHPAPARAQKPGSSGLAARGLCVLGEDNAPL; from the exons ATGCACACCGTGGCTACGTCCGGACCCAACGCGTCCTGGGGGGCACCGGCCAACGCCTCCGGCTGCCCGGGCTGTGGCGCCAACGCCTCGGACGGCCCAGTCCCTTCGCCGCGGGCCGTGGACGCCTGGCTCGTGCCGCTCTTCTTCGCGGCGCTGATGCTGCTGGGCCTGGTGGGGAACTCGCTGGTCATCTACGTCATCTGCCGCCACAAGCCGATGCGGACCGTGACCAACTTCTACATCG CCAACCTGGCGGCCACGGACGTGACCTTCCTCCTGTGCTGCGTCCCCTTCACGGCCCTGCTGTACCCGCTGCCCGGCTGGGTGCTGGGCGACTTCATGTGCAAGTTCGTCAACTACATCCAGCAG GTCTCGGTGCAGGCCACGTGTGCCACTCTGACCGCCATGAGTGTGGACCGCTGGTACGTGACGGTGTTCCCGTTGCGCGCCCTGCACCGCCGCACGCCCCGCCTGGCGCTGGCTGTCAGCCTCAGCATCTGGGTAG GCTCTGCGGCGGTGTCTGCGCCGGTGCTCGCCCTGCACCGCCTGTCACCCGGGCCGCGCGCCTACTGCAGTGAGGCCTTCCCCAGCCGCGCCCTGGAGCGCGCCTTCGCACTGTACAACCTGCTGGCGCTGTACCTGCTGCCGCTGCTCGCCACCTGCGCCTGCTATGCGGCCATGCTGCGCCACCTGGGCCGGGTCGCCGTGCGCCCCGCGCCCGCCGATAGCGCCCTGCAG GGGCAGGTGCTGGCAGAGCGCGCAGGCGCCGTGCGGGCCAAGGTCTCGCGGCTGGTGGCGGCCGTGGTCCTGCTCTTCGCCGCCTGCTGGGGCCCCATCCAGCTGTTCCTGGTGCTGCAGGCGCTGGGCCCCGCGGGCTCCTGGCACCCACGCAGCTACGCCGCCTACGCGCTTaagacctgggctcactgcatgTCCTACAGCAACTCCGCGCTGAACCCGCTGCTCTACGCCTTCCTGGGCTCGCACTTCCGACAGGCCTTCCGCCGCGTCTGCCCCTGCGCGCcgcgccgcccccgccgcccccgccgGCCCGGACCCTCGGACCCCGCAGCCCCACACGCGGAGCTGCTCCGCCTGGGGTCCCACCCGGCCCCCGCCAGGGCGCAGAAGCCAGGGAGCAGTGGGCTGGCCGCGCGCGGGCTGTGCGTCCTGGGGGAGGACAACGCCCCTCTCTGA
- the KISS1R gene encoding kiSS-1 receptor isoform X1, which produces MHTVATSGPNASWGAPANASGCPGCGANASDGPVPSPRAVDAWLVPLFFAALMLLGLVGNSLVIYVICRHKPMRTVTNFYIANLAATDVTFLLCCVPFTALLYPLPGWVLGDFMCKFVNYIQQVSVQATCATLTAMSVDRWYVTVFPLRALHRRTPRLALAVSLSIWVGSAAVSAPVLALHRLSPGPRAYCSEAFPSRALERAFALYNLLALYLLPLLATCACYAAMLRHLGRVAVRPAPADSALQVRGVGGRTARLGGRGGTVVGGAGGGICAGRDSPRGPGGAVRGDELSRAPAFRLTTFTAPPQGQVLAERAGAVRAKVSRLVAAVVLLFAACWGPIQLFLVLQALGPAGSWHPRSYAAYALKTWAHCMSYSNSALNPLLYAFLGSHFRQAFRRVCPCAPRRPRRPRRPGPSDPAAPHAELLRLGSHPAPARAQKPGSSGLAARGLCVLGEDNAPL; this is translated from the exons ATGCACACCGTGGCTACGTCCGGACCCAACGCGTCCTGGGGGGCACCGGCCAACGCCTCCGGCTGCCCGGGCTGTGGCGCCAACGCCTCGGACGGCCCAGTCCCTTCGCCGCGGGCCGTGGACGCCTGGCTCGTGCCGCTCTTCTTCGCGGCGCTGATGCTGCTGGGCCTGGTGGGGAACTCGCTGGTCATCTACGTCATCTGCCGCCACAAGCCGATGCGGACCGTGACCAACTTCTACATCG CCAACCTGGCGGCCACGGACGTGACCTTCCTCCTGTGCTGCGTCCCCTTCACGGCCCTGCTGTACCCGCTGCCCGGCTGGGTGCTGGGCGACTTCATGTGCAAGTTCGTCAACTACATCCAGCAG GTCTCGGTGCAGGCCACGTGTGCCACTCTGACCGCCATGAGTGTGGACCGCTGGTACGTGACGGTGTTCCCGTTGCGCGCCCTGCACCGCCGCACGCCCCGCCTGGCGCTGGCTGTCAGCCTCAGCATCTGGGTAG GCTCTGCGGCGGTGTCTGCGCCGGTGCTCGCCCTGCACCGCCTGTCACCCGGGCCGCGCGCCTACTGCAGTGAGGCCTTCCCCAGCCGCGCCCTGGAGCGCGCCTTCGCACTGTACAACCTGCTGGCGCTGTACCTGCTGCCGCTGCTCGCCACCTGCGCCTGCTATGCGGCCATGCTGCGCCACCTGGGCCGGGTCGCCGTGCGCCCCGCGCCCGCCGATAGCGCCCTGCAGGTGCGCGGCGTGGGTGGGAGGACAGCAAGGCTGGGCGGGCGGGGAGGCACCGTGGTGGGAGGCGCCGGTGGGGGCATCTGCGCGGGCAGGGACAGCCCAAGGGGTCCAGGAGGGGCGGTGCGAGGGGATGAGCTGAGCCGGGCCCCAGCCTTTCGTCTAACCACCTTCACGGCACCCCCCCAGGGGCAGGTGCTGGCAGAGCGCGCAGGCGCCGTGCGGGCCAAGGTCTCGCGGCTGGTGGCGGCCGTGGTCCTGCTCTTCGCCGCCTGCTGGGGCCCCATCCAGCTGTTCCTGGTGCTGCAGGCGCTGGGCCCCGCGGGCTCCTGGCACCCACGCAGCTACGCCGCCTACGCGCTTaagacctgggctcactgcatgTCCTACAGCAACTCCGCGCTGAACCCGCTGCTCTACGCCTTCCTGGGCTCGCACTTCCGACAGGCCTTCCGCCGCGTCTGCCCCTGCGCGCcgcgccgcccccgccgcccccgccgGCCCGGACCCTCGGACCCCGCAGCCCCACACGCGGAGCTGCTCCGCCTGGGGTCCCACCCGGCCCCCGCCAGGGCGCAGAAGCCAGGGAGCAGTGGGCTGGCCGCGCGCGGGCTGTGCGTCCTGGGGGAGGACAACGCCCCTCTCTGA